Proteins encoded in a region of the Zea mays cultivar B73 chromosome 2, Zm-B73-REFERENCE-NAM-5.0, whole genome shotgun sequence genome:
- the LOC100216698 gene encoding Putative cis-zeatin O-glucosyltransferase: MPMESVAVVAVPFPAQGHLNALLHLSLQLAARGVPVHYAAPMEHVRQARSRVQGWGDDTLCRVHFHELSVSAYASPPPDPAAESAFPSHLVPMWEAFTTDAPAPLAALLGGISASCRRFVVLYDIANGFAAEEAARLPNGEGFGLVCTAVSCIVGRTDAGSRLVRERGLDFFPVNSFVTEEFLATVGKRARWAQSIPCSVGILANTCRALEGEFIDIFAQQLAAAGKNLFVVGPLNPLLLPDARSPKHGISKERHECLDWLDLQPPASVVYVSLGSTSSLRDEQVEELASALRDSKQRFIWVLRDADRANIFADHGESPRHAKFLPEFAEHTQDRGLVITGWAPQLEILAHGATAAFLSHCGWNSIMESMGHGKPILAWPMHSDQPWDAELVCKHHKAGILIRPMEKQREVISAAAIQEAIEKMMVSDEGYKIQQRAMALGQAIRASAAVGGGSENKDLDKFIAHISR, from the coding sequence ATGCCAATGGAGTCGGTTGCGGTCGTGGCGGTGCCGTTCCCGGCGCAGGGCCACCTGAACGCGCTGCTGCACCTGTCGCTGCAGCTGGCGGCGCGCGGGGTACCCGTACACTACGCGGCGCCCATGGAGCACGTCCGCCAGGCCCGGTCGCGCGTTCAAGGCTGGGGCGACGACACCCTCTGCCGCGTACACTTCCACGAGCTCTCCGTCTCCGCGTACGCCTCCCCGCCGCCAGACCCTGCCGCCGAATCGGCCTTCCCCTCGCACCTCGTGCCCATGTGGGAGGCCTTCACCACCGACGCGCCCGCCCCGCTCGCGGCGCTCCTCGGCGGGATCTCCGCCTCCTGCCGCCGCTTCGTCGTCCTGTACGACATCGCCAACGGgttcgccgccgaagaggccgcgcgGCTGCCCAACGGCGAGGGGTTCGGGCTGGTGTGCACCGCGGTGTCGTGCATCGTCGGGCGGACGGACGCCGGCAGCCGGCTCGTGCGTGAGCGCGGGCTCGACTTCTTCCCCGTCAACTCCTTTGTgacggaggagtttctggctaccGTCGGCAAGCGGGCGAGATGGGCGCAGTCCATACCGTGCAGCGTCGGCATCCTCGCCAACACCTGCCGCGCGCTCGAGGGTGAGTTCATCGATATTTTCGCGCAGCAGCTTGCCGCCGCCGGCAAGAACCTCTTTGTCGTCGGCCCCTTGAACCCACTACTGCTGCCGGACGCGAGGTCGCCCAAGCATGGAATTAGCAAGGAGCGCCACGAGTGCCTGGACTGGCTCGACCTGCAGCCGCCGGCATCGGTGGTCTACGTGTCGTTGGGTTCTACGTCGTCGCTGCGAGACGAGCAAGTCGAGGAGCTCGCATCTGCGCTGCGCGACAGCAAGCAGCGGTTCATCTGGGTGCTGCGCGACGCCGACCGGGCCAACATATTCGCGGACCACGGCGAGAGCCCCCGGCACGCCAAGTTCCTGCCCGAGTTCGCTGAACACACCCAGGACAGGGGGCTGGTGATCACCGGGTGGGCGCCGCAGCTGGAGATCCTGGCGCACGGCGCCACGGCGGCGTTCCTGAGCCACTGCGGCTGGAACTCGATCATGGAGAGCATGGGACACGGGAAGCCCATCCTCGCCTGGCCCATGCACTCCGACCAGCCATGGGACGCTGAGCTCGTATGCAAGCACCACAAGGCGGGCATCCTGATCCGCCCGATGGAGAAGCAAAGGGAGGTGATTTCGGCAGCGGCCATACAGGAGGCAATCGAGAAGATGATGGTCTCTGATGAAGGCTACAAGATCCAACAGCGCGCAATGGCGCTGGGCCAAGCTATCCGTGCGTCAGCAGCAGTAGGCGGTGGGTCAGAGAACAAGGACCTGGATAAGTTCATTGcccacatctcaaggtga
- the LOC100216698 gene encoding putative cis-zeatin O-glucosyltransferase isoform X1: MPMESVAVVAVPFPAQGHLNALLHLSLQLAARGVPVHYAAPMEHVRQARSRVQGWGDDTLCRVHFHELSVSAYASPPPDPAAESAFPSHLVPMWEAFTTDAPAPLAALLGGISASCRRFVVLYDIANGFAAEEAARLPNGEGFGLVCTAVSCIVGRTDAGSRLVRERGLDFFPVNSFVTEEFLATVGKRARWAQSIPCSVGILANTCRALEGEFIDIFAQQLAAAGKNLFVVGPLNPLLLPDARSPKHGISKERHECLDWLDLQPPASVVYVSLGSTSSLRDEQVEELASALRDSKQRFIWVLRDADRANIFADHGESPRHAKFLPEFAEHTQDRGLVITGWAPQLEILAHGATAAFLSHCGWNSIMESMGHGKPILAWPMHSDQPWDAELVCKHHKAGILIRPMEKQREVISAAAIQEAIEKMMVSDEGYKIQQRAMALGQAIRASAAVGGGSENKDLDKFIAHISRHLSE, from the exons ATGCCAATGGAGTCGGTTGCGGTCGTGGCGGTGCCGTTCCCGGCGCAGGGCCACCTGAACGCGCTGCTGCACCTGTCGCTGCAGCTGGCGGCGCGCGGGGTACCCGTACACTACGCGGCGCCCATGGAGCACGTCCGCCAGGCCCGGTCGCGCGTTCAAGGCTGGGGCGACGACACCCTCTGCCGCGTACACTTCCACGAGCTCTCCGTCTCCGCGTACGCCTCCCCGCCGCCAGACCCTGCCGCCGAATCGGCCTTCCCCTCGCACCTCGTGCCCATGTGGGAGGCCTTCACCACCGACGCGCCCGCCCCGCTCGCGGCGCTCCTCGGCGGGATCTCCGCCTCCTGCCGCCGCTTCGTCGTCCTGTACGACATCGCCAACGGgttcgccgccgaagaggccgcgcgGCTGCCCAACGGCGAGGGGTTCGGGCTGGTGTGCACCGCGGTGTCGTGCATCGTCGGGCGGACGGACGCCGGCAGCCGGCTCGTGCGTGAGCGCGGGCTCGACTTCTTCCCCGTCAACTCCTTTGTgacggaggagtttctggctaccGTCGGCAAGCGGGCGAGATGGGCGCAGTCCATACCGTGCAGCGTCGGCATCCTCGCCAACACCTGCCGCGCGCTCGAGGGTGAGTTCATCGATATTTTCGCGCAGCAGCTTGCCGCCGCCGGCAAGAACCTCTTTGTCGTCGGCCCCTTGAACCCACTACTGCTGCCGGACGCGAGGTCGCCCAAGCATGGAATTAGCAAGGAGCGCCACGAGTGCCTGGACTGGCTCGACCTGCAGCCGCCGGCATCGGTGGTCTACGTGTCGTTGGGTTCTACGTCGTCGCTGCGAGACGAGCAAGTCGAGGAGCTCGCATCTGCGCTGCGCGACAGCAAGCAGCGGTTCATCTGGGTGCTGCGCGACGCCGACCGGGCCAACATATTCGCGGACCACGGCGAGAGCCCCCGGCACGCCAAGTTCCTGCCCGAGTTCGCTGAACACACCCAGGACAGGGGGCTGGTGATCACCGGGTGGGCGCCGCAGCTGGAGATCCTGGCGCACGGCGCCACGGCGGCGTTCCTGAGCCACTGCGGCTGGAACTCGATCATGGAGAGCATGGGACACGGGAAGCCCATCCTCGCCTGGCCCATGCACTCCGACCAGCCATGGGACGCTGAGCTCGTATGCAAGCACCACAAGGCGGGCATCCTGATCCGCCCGATGGAGAAGCAAAGGGAGGTGATTTCGGCAGCGGCCATACAGGAGGCAATCGAGAAGATGATGGTCTCTGATGAAGGCTACAAGATCCAACAGCGCGCAATGGCGCTGGGCCAAGCTATCCGTGCGTCAGCAGCAGTAGGCGGTGGGTCAGAGAACAAGGACCTGGATAAGTTCATTGcccacatctcaag GCATTTATCGGAGTGA